In one window of Rhinopithecus roxellana isolate Shanxi Qingling chromosome 15, ASM756505v1, whole genome shotgun sequence DNA:
- the MS4A8 gene encoding membrane-spanning 4-domains subfamily A member 8: protein MNSMTSAVPVANSVLVVAPHNGYPVTPGIMSQVPLYPNNQPQVHLVPGNPPGLVSNVNSQPVQKTLKEGKTLGAIQIIIGLAHIGLGSIMATVLVGEYLSISFYGGFPFWGGLWFIISGSLSVTAENQPHSYCLLSGSLGLNIVSAICSAVGVILFITDLSIPHPYDYPNYYPYAWGVNPGLAISGVLLVFCLLEFGIACASSHFGCQLVCCQSSNVSVMYPNVYAANPVGIPEPVTSPPSYSSEIQANK, encoded by the exons ATGAATTCGATGACTTCAGCAGTTCCAGTGGCCAATTCTGTGTTGGTGGTGGCACCCCACAATGGTTATCCTGTGACCCCAGGAATCATGTCTCAGGTGCCCCTGTATCCAAACAACCAGCCACAAGTCCATCTAGTTCCTGGGAACCCACCTGGTTTGGTGTCAAATGTGAATAGTCAGCCTGTGCAGAAAACTTTGAAAGAAGGCAAAACCTTGGGG GCCATCCAGATCATCATTGGCCTGGCTCACATCGGCCTCGGCTCCATCATGGCGACAGTTCTCGTAGGGGAATACCTGTCTATTTCATTCTACGGAGGCTTTCCCTTCTGGGGAGGCTTGTGG TTTATCATTTCAGGATCCCTCTCTGTGACAGCAGAAAATCAGCCACATTCTTACTGCCTG CTGTCTGGCAGTTTGGGCTTGAACATCGTCAGTGCAATCTGCTCCGCGGTTGGAGTCATACTCTTCATCACAGATCTAAGTATTCCTCACCCATATGACTACCCCAACTATTATCCTTATGCCTGGGGCGTG AACCCTGGATTGGCGATTTCTGGCGTGCTGCTGGTCTTCTGCCTCCTGGAGTTTGGCATTGCGTGCGCATCGTCCCACTTTGGCTGCCAGTTGGTCTGCTGTCAATCAAGCAAT GTGAGTGTCATGTATCCAAACGTCTATGCAGCAAATCCAGTGGGCATCCCAGAACCAGTGACCTCACCACCAAGTTATTCCAGTGAGATCCAAGCAAATAAGTAA